A section of the Entelurus aequoreus isolate RoL-2023_Sb linkage group LG21, RoL_Eaeq_v1.1, whole genome shotgun sequence genome encodes:
- the LOC133638417 gene encoding integral membrane protein DGCR2/IDD-like has protein sequence MLPKADRSSFVLFSLLFGLTLADPPRPEQRCSPGQFACRSGKMQCIPMSWQCDGWTACEDQSDEMDCPPIKEERFRFGQGYDQDDDVMGVAQPVRFNKKCPSGWHHYEKTASCYKVYQRSEDYWQAVDTCQKVNGSLATFVTDEELQFILKIEVDFEDQECERRDQCKFWVGYQYVITNQNHSLKGRWEVAYKGPMQVFLPPEGLANLGEASLSQDNVFCAQLQRFQLKGMNERGLHSWHAENCNKQFPFLCKRRQTCVDIKDNVVNEGYYFTPKGDDPCLSCTCHDGEPEMCVAALCERPQGCQHFRKDPKECCKFTCLDPDGNSLFDSMASGMRLIVSCISSFLILSLLLFMVHRLRQRRRERIETLIGGNLHHFNLGRRVPGFDYGPDVFGTGLTPLHLSDDGEGGAFHFQEPPPPYVAYKYPDIQHPDDPPPPYEASINPDSLLYVDLGHGGIAMIPSHMTGMVDGLQVADVPDAPVNVPVPHPLPPLTQEREDSIDSSTLLVGPDTPTDGHAPAAPDCATSLSTVV, from the exons AGCAACGCTGCAGTCCCGGGCAGTTTGCCTGCCGCAGCGGGAAGATGCAGTGTATCCCCATGTCGTGGCAGTGTGACGGCTGGACGGCGTGTGAGGACCAGAGCGACGAGATGGACTGCCCCC CAATAAAGGAAGAACGGTTTCGTTTCGGCCAAGGTTATGACCAGGATGATGACGTCATGGGCGTGGCTCAGCCTGTGCGCTTCAACA AGAAATGCCCCAGCGGGTGGCACCACTACGAGAAGACGGCGAGCTGCTACAAAGTGTACCAGCGCAGCGAGGACTACTGGCAGGCCGTGGACACGTGTCAGAAAGTCAACGGCTCGCTGGCCACCTTTGTCACCGACGAGGAGCTGCAGTTCATCCTGAAGATCGAGGTGGACTTTGAAGACCAAGAGTGCGAGCGCAGAGACCAGTGCAA GTTCTGGGTAGGATACCAGTATGTGATCACCAATCAGAACCACTCCCTGAAGGGCCGCTGGGAGGTTGcttataaag GGCCCATGCAGGTGTTTCTGCCACCCGAGGGTCTCGCCAATTTGGGCGAAGCATCCCTCAGCCAGGACAACGTCTTCTGCGCCCAGCTCCAGCGATTCCAGCTTAAAGGCATGAACGAGCGAGGCCTGCACAGCTGGCACGCCGAGAACTGCAACAAGCAGTTCCCCTTCCTCTGCAAGCGCA GACAAACCTGCGTGGACATCAAAGACAACGTGGTGAACGAGGGCTACTACTTCACGCCCAAGGGCGACGACCCGTGCCTGAGCTGCACGTGTCACGACGGCGAGCCCGAGATGTGCGTGGCAGCGCTGTGCGAGCGGCCGCAGGGGTGCCAGCACTTCCGCAAGGACCCTAAAGAGTGCTGCAAGTTCACCTGCCTGGATCCAG ATGGAAACAGTCTGTTTGACTCCATGGCAAGCGGGATGAGACTGATCGTCAGCTGCATCTCGTCCTTCCTCATCCTCTCACTGCTTCTCTTCATGGTGCACAGGCTGAGACAGCGGCGGCGAGAACGCATCGAAACGCTCATCGGAGGAAACT TGCACCACTTCAACCTTGGAAGACGCGTCCCGGGTTTCGACTACGGCCCGGACGTCTTCGGGACCGGCCTCACTCCCCTGCATTTGTCCGACGACGGCGAGGGTGGCGCTTTCCACTTCCAGGAGCCTCCCCCGCCATACGTGGCCTACAAGTATCCCGACATCCAGCACCCGGACGACCCCCCTCCTCCGTACGAGGCCTCCATCAACCCAGACAGCCTCCTTTACGTGGACCTCG GACACGGCGGCATCGCCATGATACCAAGCCACATGACCGGCATGGTGGACGGACTCCAGGTCGCCGACGTGCCCGACGCCCCTGTAAACGTCCCCGTGCCGCACCCCCTGCCGCCGTTGACCCAGGAGAGGGAGGACTCCATCGACAGCAGCACCCTCCTGGTTGGGCCCGACACCCCGACGGATGGCCACGCCCCCGCGGCGCCAGACTGCGCCACGTCCCTCAGCACAGTAGTATAA